A genomic stretch from Sphingobacterium sp. ML3W includes:
- a CDS encoding metallophosphoesterase, translated as MGIKLFLSLLFSLFYSMGQGQSVVRIGLIADPQYADKDTHGSRFYRNSLAKLDSAVVAINKEGVDFTVMLGDLVDVGPKDLTPALQRLHKLKRPIYNILGNHDYVDVEDGSGLYKSYKMPNPYYTVEKEGWLFILLNTNELAEYATKAGSGERQTWQMLNDGLKTGKRGNDQPWNGGISTTQLKWMEKQLKKAQSKAKKVIVFTHHPLYPENGLEALNNREILGLIEKYPVVKAVISGHHHPGNFASYKGIPMITLEGMIETADQNAYGILELGVHQLNLHGEGRMTSRKIAF; from the coding sequence ATGGGAATAAAGTTATTTTTATCGCTGCTCTTCAGCCTATTTTATAGTATGGGGCAAGGACAATCGGTGGTCAGGATCGGTCTGATAGCTGATCCACAATATGCGGATAAAGATACCCACGGTAGCCGTTTTTACCGAAATTCACTTGCCAAATTGGATTCGGCTGTTGTGGCTATCAATAAGGAAGGGGTAGATTTTACAGTCATGCTAGGCGATTTGGTCGATGTAGGGCCAAAAGATCTGACCCCCGCACTTCAGCGACTCCACAAACTCAAAAGACCCATCTACAATATTTTGGGAAATCATGATTATGTGGATGTTGAGGATGGATCGGGCCTATATAAGTCTTATAAAATGCCGAATCCTTACTATACAGTAGAGAAGGAGGGATGGCTATTTATCCTGCTTAATACCAATGAACTTGCCGAGTATGCCACCAAAGCAGGATCGGGTGAGCGACAGACCTGGCAGATGCTTAATGATGGACTCAAAACAGGAAAAAGAGGCAATGATCAGCCCTGGAATGGTGGCATAAGCACAACGCAGCTCAAATGGATGGAAAAGCAGCTCAAAAAGGCACAGTCAAAGGCAAAAAAGGTGATTGTCTTTACACACCACCCCTTGTATCCTGAGAACGGTCTCGAAGCATTGAATAATCGAGAGATATTGGGCCTCATTGAGAAATACCCCGTTGTAAAGGCCGTGATATCCGGCCATCATCATCCGGGTAATTTTGCAAGTTACAAAGGTATTCCGATGATTACACTTGAAGGGATGATCGAAACCGCTGATCAGAATGCTTATGGTATTTTGGAACTGGGAGTACATCAACTGAATCTCCATGGAGAAGGTCGGATGACATCCAGAAAAATTGCTTTTTAA
- a CDS encoding AI-2E family transporter gives MENNDIKKPYSFELASSLLALTLILALMYVTQGVLLPVIFSILIAISLYPLARLFEKIRLGKAFSAILAVIVSIALISGLSWFIIYESILIGKDASAITEKVISVLESGQKWLEETFGIERTEIMEKLREQTNKTMGNAGSMLSSTFGSIGNILASAILVPLLTFFLLYYRDFFREFFFKAFKSSPQHKVNEVLNKIYNVVQSYLVGLITVMGIVAVLNTVGLMVLGIDYAWFFGSLASLLMLLPYIGIAIGSILPALFALAVKDSAWYAVGVVAWFQVVQFLEGNIITPNIVGSKVSINPLMAIIGILLSGMLFGLAGLIIALPLIATLKVIFDANPNMEAIGFLIGEPEKEHLKRNSTQELLMKWGIVKMPKNTKNIKMDIDVHIEDKTKGTPNTEITYTEINESEELPYKDPPKEDYKNANK, from the coding sequence ATGGAAAATAATGATATCAAAAAACCTTATTCCTTTGAATTGGCATCGAGCTTATTAGCATTGACTCTCATCCTTGCTCTTATGTATGTTACACAGGGTGTATTGCTTCCTGTAATATTTTCAATATTAATTGCAATATCTCTATACCCACTTGCTCGATTATTTGAAAAAATAAGGTTGGGGAAGGCTTTCTCAGCGATATTGGCAGTTATTGTGTCCATTGCTTTAATTTCTGGGTTAAGCTGGTTTATAATCTATGAGAGTATCCTCATCGGGAAAGATGCCTCAGCTATTACTGAAAAGGTGATCTCTGTTTTGGAAAGCGGACAGAAATGGCTCGAGGAGACTTTTGGCATCGAACGTACGGAAATCATGGAGAAACTCCGTGAACAAACCAATAAAACAATGGGAAACGCTGGCAGTATGTTGTCAAGCACTTTTGGGTCTATTGGCAATATATTGGCAAGTGCGATTCTGGTACCCCTGCTGACTTTTTTCTTATTGTATTATCGTGACTTCTTTCGTGAGTTCTTCTTTAAAGCATTTAAATCCTCACCACAACATAAAGTAAACGAAGTATTAAATAAAATCTACAATGTCGTACAAAGTTACCTTGTTGGTCTGATCACAGTAATGGGCATTGTAGCAGTATTAAATACAGTGGGCTTAATGGTATTGGGAATCGACTATGCATGGTTCTTTGGTTCATTGGCATCCCTATTAATGCTATTACCTTATATCGGAATAGCTATCGGATCTATTTTGCCTGCACTTTTCGCTTTGGCAGTAAAAGATAGTGCCTGGTATGCAGTAGGTGTGGTAGCATGGTTTCAGGTGGTACAATTCTTAGAAGGTAATATTATTACCCCCAATATAGTGGGTAGCAAAGTCAGTATCAATCCTTTAATGGCAATTATCGGCATTCTTTTAAGTGGTATGCTTTTCGGGTTAGCTGGATTAATCATCGCTTTACCTTTGATAGCAACACTAAAGGTGATATTTGATGCGAACCCAAATATGGAAGCCATAGGTTTCTTGATCGGTGAACCTGAGAAAGAACACCTCAAGCGTAATTCCACGCAGGAACTGCTGATGAAATGGGGAATTGTAAAAATGCCAAAAAACACTAAAAATATAAAAATGGACATAGACGTACATATTGAAGATAAAACTAAAGGTACGCCTAATACGGAAATAACTTATACCGAAATCAATGAGTCTGAAGAACTCCCTTATAAAGATCCACCGAAAGAGGATTATAAAAATGCTAATAAATGA
- a CDS encoding aldo/keto reductase, producing MKRRQFLAETALAGAGFALSAATPDILSTTLKEHKMATAQNLTEKKRFRPVDKAGFGGVALGNGFQQNSDLECLQAIEAAWNAGIRLFDTSPWYGLGISERRMGLFLKDQPRDSFTLSTKVGRLMEPKEDFTMEQILWKGKLNFGYKYDYSAAGVRRSVEDSLQRLGLSSIDIVFIHDLSPDNGNMKDSYAHYFEAAAKGAMPELTKMREEGIIKGWGLGVNTIEPILQTLSVADPDIFLSACQYSLIKHEDDLNKVFPKVAEKDVSIVVGAPLCAGFLSGKDRYLYDGTFPAGVKEKLNALQRVAENHAVDLRTAALQFAAAPAEVSGVIPGAHTVEQAIQNAQSFKTKIPADFWEELKHEKLIVKNAPVPKA from the coding sequence ATGAAAAGAAGGCAATTTTTAGCAGAGACAGCCCTTGCGGGTGCAGGTTTTGCACTGAGTGCGGCGACACCTGATATTTTATCAACAACATTAAAAGAACATAAAATGGCAACAGCTCAAAATTTAACAGAAAAGAAACGATTTCGTCCCGTTGATAAAGCTGGATTTGGTGGGGTCGCATTGGGTAATGGATTTCAGCAAAACTCAGATCTTGAATGTCTACAAGCAATAGAGGCCGCATGGAATGCAGGGATACGATTATTTGATACCTCTCCATGGTATGGTCTGGGGATCAGCGAACGTAGAATGGGTCTGTTTTTAAAAGACCAACCGCGTGACAGTTTTACACTGTCGACTAAAGTAGGGCGACTTATGGAACCGAAAGAAGATTTTACGATGGAACAAATACTATGGAAGGGGAAACTAAATTTTGGTTATAAGTATGACTATAGTGCTGCTGGTGTCAGGAGAAGTGTGGAAGATAGTCTGCAGCGCTTGGGCTTATCGTCTATAGATATTGTTTTTATCCATGACCTTTCACCTGATAATGGCAATATGAAAGATAGTTATGCGCACTATTTTGAGGCGGCGGCCAAAGGGGCGATGCCAGAGCTGACTAAAATGAGAGAAGAGGGGATTATCAAAGGCTGGGGGTTAGGTGTTAATACCATTGAACCTATATTGCAGACATTGAGTGTTGCAGATCCCGATATCTTTCTTTCTGCCTGCCAATATTCATTGATCAAACATGAGGATGATCTGAATAAGGTTTTTCCAAAAGTAGCTGAAAAAGATGTGTCCATCGTTGTAGGTGCACCCTTATGTGCTGGATTTCTGTCTGGTAAAGACCGTTATTTATATGATGGAACGTTCCCTGCCGGGGTAAAGGAAAAACTGAACGCCTTACAGCGTGTAGCTGAAAATCATGCTGTGGATCTGCGAACAGCAGCTTTACAGTTTGCGGCGGCCCCAGCCGAAGTGTCAGGTGTTATACCAGGCGCACATACCGTCGAGCAGGCAATACAAAATGCCCAGTCCTTCAAGACCAAGATACCGGCCGATTTTTGGGAGGAATTAAAGCATGAAAAACTCATTGTAAAAAATGCCCCGGTACCGAAGGCTTAA
- the surE gene encoding 5'/3'-nucleotidase SurE, with the protein MNILITNDDGIYSPGIAALAKTARQFGTVRIVAPDVEQSSMGHAITHSRPLSYRTAPITFEEIDAFRVNGTPADCVALGLHMFPDTQVVLSGINMGSNLGNSMWHSGTLAAAKQAMLLGIRGIALSTPVGKTEPDFEGLSQWTDDVLKILLNDKGPALYNVNFPPKPEGVVWTRQSVRLYDGNVVPGQDPMGRKNYWITVVPLEPAEEGTDRWAVENKLVSITPLRLDLTAHDELSARMLSERK; encoded by the coding sequence ATGAATATACTTATCACCAATGACGACGGTATCTATTCACCAGGCATAGCCGCCCTAGCAAAGACCGCGAGGCAGTTTGGTACCGTTAGGATTGTTGCGCCAGATGTTGAGCAGTCGTCCATGGGTCATGCCATTACTCATTCTCGCCCCCTGAGTTATCGTACTGCCCCCATTACATTTGAGGAAATTGATGCTTTTCGGGTGAATGGGACACCTGCGGACTGTGTAGCGCTAGGCTTGCATATGTTTCCCGATACGCAGGTTGTGCTTTCGGGCATTAACATGGGGTCCAACCTTGGTAATTCCATGTGGCATTCAGGCACACTTGCTGCGGCAAAACAGGCCATGCTCCTCGGTATTAGAGGTATCGCGCTGAGTACACCAGTCGGCAAGACGGAGCCAGATTTTGAAGGACTATCTCAATGGACCGATGATGTACTCAAGATCTTGCTCAATGATAAAGGTCCTGCGCTATATAATGTGAATTTCCCTCCAAAACCAGAGGGAGTTGTATGGACAAGACAATCGGTGCGGCTCTATGATGGCAATGTAGTACCTGGTCAGGATCCCATGGGAAGAAAAAACTATTGGATTACGGTAGTACCACTTGAGCCGGCGGAGGAAGGGACAGATCGCTGGGCGGTAGAAAATAAACTGGTATCCATAACGCCGCTACGGCTGGATTTGACTGCACATGATGAACTTTCGGCCAGAATGTTAAGCGAACGGAAATGA
- a CDS encoding zf-TFIIB domain-containing protein, which yields MKCPNCNETLLMTERQRIEIDYCPNCRGIWLDKGELDKLLEQAGNDNDSSYANNRESSNYDKYERENYQSQQHYSDNRHHSDNHKYQHGRKKKSFLSDLFDFD from the coding sequence ATGAAATGTCCAAACTGTAACGAAACACTACTGATGACGGAGCGTCAACGAATTGAAATAGATTACTGCCCAAACTGTAGGGGTATATGGCTTGATAAAGGTGAGCTGGATAAATTATTGGAACAAGCAGGCAACGACAACGACAGTAGCTATGCTAACAATAGAGAATCTAGCAATTACGATAAGTACGAAAGAGAAAATTATCAATCACAGCAACACTACAGCGATAATAGGCACCATTCGGACAATCACAAGTATCAACATGGTCGAAAGAAAAAATCTTTTCTCTCCGATCTTTTTGATTTTGACTAA
- a CDS encoding RICIN domain-containing protein, which produces MRKTTLMFGKAVCLFACMIYLFVGCQKDIAKNDENAPQKMSKVNTTLAGPTFVSAHRANDLIKVDEIINEGIKSLEVDIYVANKNGQPTCLIGHEAGTATGQTLEQYFANLNNKLPDFTSLWLDCKDLNSATNEQLFLKTLKKMDSLYSIKNRVLIESMYPQHLTGFKQLGWKVSYYCNWSDLNGKTPAQQQVVMDDMYSKLNTYGVDGISYDASVDNAMKSYFPTKTVGGERVKMYAWALSRYYGETDLASKLATYAHLDILLITFYSPEGILINGANYKIASALTKEPSKLVDVNGNPPVNGEDVTLWTYNYPTSSNQVWKLRSVGSGYFALKSVADTTKVLEVRGGGSVNSTPVQVATFANTSAQRWKISYVGSGNYNLEPASAPGKNLDVNGSSTADDTPIQIYSAHTGNAQKFRLVKQ; this is translated from the coding sequence ATGAGAAAAACAACGTTAATGTTTGGTAAGGCAGTCTGTTTGTTTGCCTGTATGATCTACTTATTTGTCGGCTGTCAGAAAGATATTGCCAAAAATGACGAGAACGCTCCCCAAAAAATGAGTAAAGTCAATACGACATTGGCTGGGCCGACATTTGTCAGTGCACATCGTGCTAACGATCTGATTAAAGTTGATGAGATTATCAACGAAGGTATCAAGAGTCTCGAAGTAGATATATATGTAGCCAATAAAAATGGTCAACCGACCTGTCTTATAGGCCATGAAGCCGGAACAGCCACAGGGCAGACATTGGAACAGTATTTTGCGAATCTAAACAATAAGCTTCCAGATTTTACATCACTTTGGTTAGATTGTAAAGATTTGAATAGCGCTACAAATGAACAATTGTTTTTAAAGACACTGAAGAAAATGGATAGCCTATATTCTATTAAAAATAGAGTGTTGATAGAAAGCATGTATCCACAGCATTTGACGGGATTCAAACAGCTCGGCTGGAAGGTGAGCTATTATTGTAACTGGTCAGACTTGAACGGTAAGACCCCTGCACAGCAGCAGGTGGTTATGGACGATATGTATAGTAAACTGAATACCTATGGGGTGGACGGAATTAGTTATGATGCTTCTGTTGATAATGCAATGAAATCCTACTTTCCAACTAAAACTGTTGGCGGTGAACGTGTAAAGATGTACGCCTGGGCATTATCACGCTATTATGGTGAAACTGACTTAGCAAGCAAACTCGCAACTTATGCACATCTCGATATTTTATTGATTACATTTTATTCGCCAGAGGGTATTCTGATCAATGGAGCGAATTACAAGATCGCGTCCGCTTTAACAAAAGAACCTAGCAAGCTCGTTGATGTTAATGGCAATCCACCCGTTAATGGTGAAGATGTTACTTTATGGACTTACAATTATCCGACATCATCCAATCAGGTATGGAAGTTGAGAAGTGTGGGTAGTGGATATTTTGCATTGAAGAGCGTTGCTGATACGACTAAAGTACTGGAAGTACGGGGTGGGGGATCGGTAAACAGTACACCTGTACAGGTCGCCACTTTTGCCAACACTTCTGCGCAACGGTGGAAGATCAGCTATGTGGGAAGCGGTAATTATAATCTGGAGCCTGCATCTGCTCCGGGTAAAAACCTGGATGTAAATGGTTCAAGTACCGCAGACGATACCCCGATACAGATCTATTCAGCACATACAGGAAACGCACAAAAATTCAGATTGGTGAAACAATAA
- a CDS encoding diacylglycerol kinase family protein yields MKEHGKKIRLVHNPAAGDDDNGDKDELCQLIEELGHHCTVVAKKDAVKKIDPETDIIALAGGDGTIKMTIMALLEKKLRFKRPIAILPQGTANNIAISLGIPLDCKQAMSLWSQFQLKKFDVGMVTGLERKPLHFIESIGFGLFPILMEKMGEKKLNTASAEDEIRIALKQLRKLALTFPAKVLKLVTATGSIEKDCIMAEIMNISSMGPRLVLASDADPGDGQFDIIVVSADQRQELVAYIDGLLNKKNVTFNIEPIRASRLAMEWQGTELHIDDECKAYAGEQLKISLLDSLIEIIVEGK; encoded by the coding sequence ATGAAAGAACATGGCAAAAAAATAAGATTAGTACACAATCCAGCTGCTGGGGATGATGACAATGGCGACAAAGACGAACTATGTCAGCTGATTGAAGAACTGGGACACCATTGCACAGTAGTCGCTAAAAAAGATGCCGTCAAAAAGATCGATCCAGAGACCGATATCATTGCCTTAGCCGGTGGCGATGGCACGATAAAAATGACTATTATGGCGCTATTAGAAAAAAAGCTACGATTTAAAAGACCGATAGCGATCTTGCCCCAGGGGACAGCAAACAACATCGCCATTTCTTTGGGTATTCCTTTGGACTGTAAACAGGCTATGAGTCTATGGAGTCAGTTCCAGCTTAAAAAATTCGATGTTGGGATGGTAACAGGTCTAGAACGAAAACCCTTACATTTTATCGAATCTATTGGCTTCGGTCTATTCCCCATACTGATGGAGAAAATGGGTGAAAAAAAATTAAATACCGCCAGTGCAGAAGATGAAATTAGGATCGCGCTCAAGCAACTCCGAAAATTAGCGCTGACATTCCCAGCCAAAGTGCTCAAACTCGTAACCGCTACGGGTAGCATTGAAAAAGACTGCATTATGGCTGAAATCATGAACATCTCGAGCATGGGCCCCAGACTGGTACTAGCTTCGGATGCTGATCCGGGAGATGGACAATTTGATATTATAGTCGTAAGCGCCGATCAACGCCAGGAACTGGTTGCTTATATAGATGGGTTATTGAATAAAAAGAACGTGACATTTAATATTGAGCCTATTAGAGCAAGCCGCTTAGCCATGGAGTGGCAGGGAACAGAATTGCACATTGATGATGAGTGCAAGGCTTATGCTGGAGAGCAACTCAAGATTTCATTGCTCGATAGCTTGATCGAAATTATTGTGGAAGGCAAATGA